CGCGTCCCGCGCACGACCGACGCAGCCGAGTTCGCCGTGCGAGCCGTCCTCGGCCAGCAGGTCTCGACCGCCGCCGCCCGCACCCACGCAGCACGCCTGGCCCTGGCGCACGGCACCCCGATCGAGGACCGCGAAGGCGGCCTGACGCACCTGTTCCCGTCGCCCGAGGCGCTGGCGAACCTGGACCCGGAAACGCTGGCGATGCCGAAGTCCCGCCGCGCGACCCTGCTCGGTCTCGTCTCGGCCCTGGTCTCCGGCGACGTCGACCTGACCGCAGGCGGCGATTGGCTCCACGCCCGCGCGCAACTGGCCGCGCTGCCGGGTTTCGGACCGTGGACGGTGGAGAGCATCGCCATGCGCGCCCTCGGCGATCCGGACGCCTTCGTCGCGACTGACCTAGGTGTGAAGATCGCCGCCGAAACCCTAGGCCTGCCAACGAGTCCCGCCGCCCTGATCGCACACGCCAAGCGGTGGCAGCCATGGCGCGCGTACGCGGTCCAGCACCTCTGGGCGACCGGCGACCACCCGATCAACCGGATTCCCGCGGAGGAATCCGCATGACCGTGGTGCACACCGTCATCGACAGCCCCGAGGGCCCGCTAACCCTCATGGCCCGCGATGGCGGTCTGGCCGGTTTGTACATCGGCGCGGAGCAGTACCGCCCGCCGCGCGCCGCCTTCGGCGACCGAGACGACCGCCCGTTCGCTGCGGCGATTCGTCAGCTGAACGAGTACTTCGCCGGAGACCGGGTCGAGTTCGACCTTCCGTTAGCGTTCAGTGGCACTCCTTTCCAAGAGACGGTGTGGCGGGCACTGCTACAGATCCCGTACGGCGAGACGACGACCTACCGAGAACTGGCCGAGTCGATCGGCCGCCCGACGGCGTCCCGTGCGGTCGGCCTCGCGAACGGCCGGAACCCCATCGGCATCGTGGTGCCGTGCCACCGGGTGCTGGGAAGCAACGGATCGCTGACCGGCTACGCGGCTGGGGTGGAGTGCAAGCGGAGATTGCTGGAGCTGGAACGGGGTTGGCGGTTGGCTGTGGGGTAAGCCGGGCTGGAGTCGGGGGGTGGCTGCGGGGTGAGTTGGGCTGGGGTCGGCAGTTCCGGGCGCTCGGGTTGGCTCTGGCTCGTGGCGGAGGGGCTGGGCGAACCCCGGCCGGAGCGGGACAGGTTGACCGGGCGGGCTCAGGCCGACGCGAAGCGAGCCAGTCGAGCACACCCGAGCCGGAACTGAACGGGCTGACCGGGCGAGCCCGGGCCGCAACTAGGCGAGCCGACCGAGCACATCCGAGTCAGAGCGGAACGGGCTGACCGGGCGGACTCAGACCGCAGCGAGGCAAGTCAGTCGAGCACACCCAGCCGGAGCGGAACGGGCTGACTGAACCGAGACCCGAGCCACGCGACTCGACCTGCACAGGCCCAAGCCGGAGCGAGGCAAGCCGACCAAGCACATCCCCAGCCAGAACGGAATGAGCTGACCGAACCGAGACCTGGGCCAAGCGACTCGACCTGCACAGGCCCAAGCCAGACCGAGGCAAGCCGATTGCCCGGCTGAAGGCGGACAGGGACGGGCTGGCTCCGGCCAGGGTGGGGCGAGTCGACCAGGCGAACCCAAATCGACGCGGGATGAGTCGGACTTGTTCGGCGGTCGTTCAGGAAGCGCCTCTGACCAGACTGGGCGGTCTGCGCGCTCAGACCGATAGCGGTTGGCTCGGTCCGGGCCAGATGAGCTGGCTCGGATCGAGGTCAAGCCAGCACGCCACCTTGGCTCGCCTGCTCGGTTCGCCTCGCCTCCACGCCTCTACTGCGCGGCTCGCCCACCTCACTTCACGGCTTGTCCTTCCCTCTGCACGGCTCGCCTACCTCACACCACGACTCGCCCTGTCACACGCTTCAGCCGTTGCACGGCTCGTCCACTCACACCACGACTCGCCCTATCCCACGCTTCACTTCGTTGCCCAGTCCTCCACGCTCGCCTGGCGGCCAGAGCGGCTCGACCTCAAGTTCGCGTCCGGCCGTCGCCGCCATCTCCAATCGCAACCCGGGCCGCCCCGCTTCGGCACGTCCCGCAAAGGCGCGGGCGATAGGAATCGCCGCCCCGCGAAGCCCGGCCGCGAAGCCCGGCCGCGAAGTCGTTCTGCCGCAGCAACAACCGGGATCTCAGTTGAACCAGCCGTTTACCGTTCCGAAGTCCAGTGCGCCGATCACCTCCCCGTAGGTGCCCTGCTTCAGGACCTCGGCCGCCGCGTGGTGGGCCAGGGAGTAGGCGGCCTGGGCGATCGACGTGCCTACGCTCACGCGGCGTACGCCCGCCGCTGCCAGGTCGGATACGGGGGGTGCGCCGGGCCCGGCCATGGCGCTTACCGGGATCGGCGAGGACTTCGCCAGTTCCGCGAGGACCTCGACGTCCACCAGGCCGGGGACGAAGATGCTGTCCGCTCCGGCGTCGGCGTAGACGCGGGCTCGGGTCAGGACGTCGTCGAAGCGGCCGGAAGGCTCGCCGATTCCGAAGAGGTACACGTCTGTCCGGGCGTTGATCCACAGCTCCGACAGACCGGCCGTCGCCGCGGCGGCTCGGGCCGCGGTGAAGCGTTCTGCCTGTTCGTCGGGGGTGAAGAGGGTGACGGTTCCGGCGCGGGAGTCTTCCAGGTTCACGCCTACCGCGCCCGCCTCGACTACGCCTTTCACGGTTTCGGCCACGGCTGACGGAGCTGAGCCGTAGCCGCCTTCTACGTCGGCCGTTACCGGGACTTCTACGGCTGCGGCGATCTGGGCGATCACCCCCAGCATCTCCGCGCGGGAAAGATGCTGTCCGTCGCCTCGGGCCAAGGCCCAGGAAACGCCTCCGCTGGTGGTGGCGATCGCGGGGGCGCCGGCGCGTTCGATGGCGACCGCGCTGCCCGCGTCCCAGGCGTTCGGCAGCACGAGGACGTCCGTCGCGTGCAGGTCGCGGAAGAGTTTTGCCTTGTCTTGCAACGAGTTCATGAGGTTCCTCCCCAGTGGCGGGCCCCGGTCGGGGCGACTGCGGAGGAACGTATCAGCGGCCACCGACAAAACCGGGGCCGAGAGAATCAGGGCAGGTCGAAGCCCAGTTCGCGGGCGGCCTCGGCGGGGGTCGGCTGGGTCCAGCGGCGGGCGACGGCCTCGTGGGTGGACAGCGAGCGCAGTTCGGCTCGGTCCAGGTACAGGACACCGTGCAGATGGTCCGTTTCGTGCTGGACGATTCGCGCTGGCCAGCCGGACAATTCCTCGTCCAGGGACGCGCCGGTTTCGTCCGAGCCGCGAAGCCGGATCCGCAGGGCTCGCGCGACGACGGCCTGCCAGCCGCGCACGCTGAGGCAGCCCTCGAAGAACGCGGCGGTTTCGTCGCCCACTCGGGTGTACGTCGGGTTCACCAGCACGCGGAACGGCAGCGGGACGATCCCGCGGGTGGCGAGCGTGGATTCGGCAACGCCGGGACGTTCGCGGGCGCCGTCCTCGACGACCGCGATCCGGACCGACAGTCCGATCTGCGGCGCGGCGAGGCCGACGCCGGGCGCGGCGTGCATGGTTTCCTTCATGCCCTCGATCAGCGCGGACAGCGTGTCGTCGCTCAGTTCGCCCTCGTACGGCCGGGCGGCGGCGCGCAGCACGGGGTCGCCTGCCTGCACGATCGGCCACGGCAACGGCTGGGCGAGCAGCTTCTCGACCTGTTCGGCAAGCACCAGCGAACCCCTCTCCAAGGGCAACGGGACAGCGGCATGATCGCACCCGCGCGGAGCACGACACTCGCCCGGGGATCAGGCAAGCTGGCAGCCGTGGCCTACGACGTGAACGCGATCCGCAAGCACTTTCCCGCGCTCGAGAACGGCGCTGCCCACTTCGACGGACCGGGTGGTTCCCAGGTCCCGGACGTGGTCGGCGAAGCAGTGTCCTCGACCCTCTGCGCCGCCATCGCGAACCGCGGCGCCGTCACGGCGGCGGAGCGCCGCGCGGACGGCGTCGTGCGCGAAGCTCGGCAAGCCGTCGCTGACCTGCTCGGCGCGCGTCCGGAGGGCGTCGTGTTCGGGCGCAGCATGACCCAGGTGACCTACGACTTCTCCCGCACGCTCGCGAAGAACTGGGGCCCGGGCGACGAGGTCGTGGTCACCCGGCTCGACCACGACGCCAACGTCCGGCCGTGGATCCAAGCGGCCGAAGCGCGCGGCGCGACTGTTCGCTGGGCGGACTTCGATCCGGAAACGGGCGAGTTGCCGACGTCTTCCATCACAGAACTGCTCACTGACCGGACGCGGCTGGTCGCGGTCACCGCGGCTTCCAACCTGCTGGGGACGCGTCCCGACATCCCCGCGATTACCGACGCGGTGCGCGAAGCAGGCGCGCTGAGCTACGTGGACGGCGTGCATCTGACGCCGCACGCTCCGGTCGACATCGCCGCTTTGGGTGCGGACTTCTACGCCTGCTCGCCGTACAAGTTCCTCGGACCGCACCTCGGCCTTCTCGCCGCCGCGCCGGATCTCCTGGAGACGCTGCAGCCCGACAAGCTGCTGCCGTCAAGCAACGCCGTTCCGGAGCGCTTCGAGCTGGGCACGTTGCCGTACGAGCTTCTCGCGGGCACTACTGCAGCTATCGATTTCCTCGCGGGGCTTGTGCCGAGTGAGGGCAGTCGTCGCGAACGCTTACGTACGTCGCTTACCGCGCTGGAAGAGCACGAAGACGCGCTGCTACAGCGTCTGGACGACGGGCTCGCCGCACTGCCACGCGTTGTGCGCTACGGCTCACCGACGCGTCGCCGTACGCCGACAGTGTTGTTCTCCGTCACCGGCCTGGCGCCGCAGGCGGTGTACGAGCGTCTCGGCGAGCGCGGGATCAACGCGCCCGCTTCGACGTTCTACGCCATCGAGTGCGCGCGGCACCTCGGTCTTGGCGACACTGGTGCCGTACGCGCTGGCATCGCGCCGTACACGACTGCAGCGGAAGTCGATCTGCTGCTCGCTGCTGTTGCGGAGCTGTGAATGACCATCGAGACGACTGTCGACGGACAGGTCACCACCATCACCATCAACCGGCCGGAGAAGCGGAACGCGCTCACGAAGGCGATGTACGTCGCCCTCGCGGACGCCTTCGACGCTGTTCGCACGCCGATCGCCGTACTGCGCGGAGCTGGCGGCGCGTTCACCGCGGGCAACGACCTCGGTGACTTCCTCGCGCATGAAGCCGGTGACCGCACGAAGACGCCCGCGCGGGTCTTTCAGGAGGCGTTGCTCGCGACGGAGGCGGTGGTGGTCGCGTCGGTCGACGGTCCCGCTGTCGGTATCGGCGCGACCCTGTTGCTGCACTGCGACCTCGTCTACGCGACGGAGCGCAGCTACTTGCAGTTCCCCTTCGTCCCGTTGGGGCTGGTGCCGGAGTTCGGCAGCAGTTACGCACTGCCGCGCCGAGTCGGTCCACAGCGCGCGACGGAGCTGCTGCTGTTCGGAGAGCGACTGCCTGCGCTCGAAGCAGCGCAACTCGGGTTGGTCAACGAAGTGCTCCCCGACGAGACAGCGCTCAGTAAGCGCGTCTCGGAACGCGTTGCGACCCTCGCCGAACGGTCGGTGCGCGCGGTGACGGTAACGCGTGCGTTGTTGCACGACCGCACCGACGAGAGCGTCGAACAGCGAATGGAGTCGGAGTCCAAGCACTTCGCCGAACTGCTGCACGACGCGGACACGGTGGCCACGTTGCGTGCGAAGCTCGACAGGCGTTAGCGACGACGGCGCTTGTCTACCGCAGCGTCGAGAACT
The nucleotide sequence above comes from Amycolatopsis sp. AA4. Encoded proteins:
- a CDS encoding methylated-DNA--[protein]-cysteine S-methyltransferase, with amino-acid sequence MTVVHTVIDSPEGPLTLMARDGGLAGLYIGAEQYRPPRAAFGDRDDRPFAAAIRQLNEYFAGDRVEFDLPLAFSGTPFQETVWRALLQIPYGETTTYRELAESIGRPTASRAVGLANGRNPIGIVVPCHRVLGSNGSLTGYAAGVECKRRLLELERGWRLAVG
- a CDS encoding isocitrate lyase/phosphoenolpyruvate mutase family protein, translated to MNSLQDKAKLFRDLHATDVLVLPNAWDAGSAVAIERAGAPAIATTSGGVSWALARGDGQHLSRAEMLGVIAQIAAAVEVPVTADVEGGYGSAPSAVAETVKGVVEAGAVGVNLEDSRAGTVTLFTPDEQAERFTAARAAAATAGLSELWINARTDVYLFGIGEPSGRFDDVLTRARVYADAGADSIFVPGLVDVEVLAELAKSSPIPVSAMAGPGAPPVSDLAAAGVRRVSVGTSIAQAAYSLAHHAAAEVLKQGTYGEVIGALDFGTVNGWFN
- a CDS encoding peptide deformylase produces the protein MLAEQVEKLLAQPLPWPIVQAGDPVLRAAARPYEGELSDDTLSALIEGMKETMHAAPGVGLAAPQIGLSVRIAVVEDGARERPGVAESTLATRGIVPLPFRVLVNPTYTRVGDETAAFFEGCLSVRGWQAVVARALRIRLRGSDETGASLDEELSGWPARIVQHETDHLHGVLYLDRAELRSLSTHEAVARRWTQPTPAEAARELGFDLP
- a CDS encoding cysteine desulfurase-like protein — protein: MAYDVNAIRKHFPALENGAAHFDGPGGSQVPDVVGEAVSSTLCAAIANRGAVTAAERRADGVVREARQAVADLLGARPEGVVFGRSMTQVTYDFSRTLAKNWGPGDEVVVTRLDHDANVRPWIQAAEARGATVRWADFDPETGELPTSSITELLTDRTRLVAVTAASNLLGTRPDIPAITDAVREAGALSYVDGVHLTPHAPVDIAALGADFYACSPYKFLGPHLGLLAAAPDLLETLQPDKLLPSSNAVPERFELGTLPYELLAGTTAAIDFLAGLVPSEGSRRERLRTSLTALEEHEDALLQRLDDGLAALPRVVRYGSPTRRRTPTVLFSVTGLAPQAVYERLGERGINAPASTFYAIECARHLGLGDTGAVRAGIAPYTTAAEVDLLLAAVAEL
- a CDS encoding enoyl-CoA hydratase-related protein, producing the protein MTIETTVDGQVTTITINRPEKRNALTKAMYVALADAFDAVRTPIAVLRGAGGAFTAGNDLGDFLAHEAGDRTKTPARVFQEALLATEAVVVASVDGPAVGIGATLLLHCDLVYATERSYLQFPFVPLGLVPEFGSSYALPRRVGPQRATELLLFGERLPALEAAQLGLVNEVLPDETALSKRVSERVATLAERSVRAVTVTRALLHDRTDESVEQRMESESKHFAELLHDADTVATLRAKLDRR